From one Caldithrix abyssi DSM 13497 genomic stretch:
- a CDS encoding phage portal protein family protein, translated as MNLNKRVYPTLQEFFKYAQMADIKDPEARNIVPLMKILKRAFLANPRILGHYITRTTALASFDWQIVADDMNAAAEAQRRVVKAIDYIVNNHAKTAFYGRNVYKLKIDAQGNEQNISIIEELDQQTYDLEFERLLLIDESGRIIDEINLNENQNYLVDIMPFYVYRGGILRTLMPLEIIRYDIILENANYLRKLKGILQIINKGASTEEQTQAEIAAQKAIQHNYVVTSDFVEFKLNQIAQQAGTNFKDFIDLLNRDIAIAILGQANTPDLPSGSGSRAALQIQKMISADIMYTDMIRVEKLINRLLLLDYKLNFNPNATEAPYKFQFIEAQEQDIEKNAAALETLSRFLPIKKQEAYAMVGLTPPEPDDELL; from the coding sequence ATGAATCTTAATAAACGCGTTTACCCTACATTGCAGGAATTTTTCAAATACGCACAAATGGCCGACATCAAAGACCCGGAAGCGCGCAACATCGTGCCTTTAATGAAAATCCTAAAACGCGCCTTTCTGGCCAATCCGCGCATCCTCGGTCATTACATTACGCGCACCACCGCGCTCGCTTCGTTCGACTGGCAAATCGTCGCAGACGATATGAACGCAGCGGCCGAAGCCCAGCGAAGAGTTGTTAAAGCCATAGATTATATTGTTAACAACCACGCCAAAACCGCCTTTTACGGCCGCAACGTTTACAAACTCAAAATCGATGCCCAGGGCAATGAGCAAAATATTTCCATTATCGAAGAACTCGACCAACAAACTTACGATCTGGAATTTGAGCGTCTTTTACTAATCGACGAATCCGGACGCATTATAGACGAAATAAACCTTAACGAAAATCAAAACTATCTGGTCGACATCATGCCCTTTTACGTTTATCGCGGCGGCATATTGCGCACCTTAATGCCGCTCGAAATTATTCGTTACGATATTATTCTGGAAAACGCCAACTACCTGCGCAAGCTTAAAGGCATTTTGCAAATCATCAATAAAGGTGCCAGTACCGAAGAGCAAACCCAGGCCGAAATCGCCGCGCAAAAAGCCATTCAACATAACTACGTAGTAACTTCCGATTTTGTGGAATTCAAGCTTAACCAAATCGCCCAGCAGGCCGGGACCAATTTTAAAGATTTTATCGATCTCTTAAACCGCGATATCGCCATAGCCATTTTAGGCCAGGCCAACACCCCCGATTTGCCTTCCGGTTCCGGTTCGCGCGCCGCCTTGCAAATTCAAAAAATGATCTCCGCCGATATCATGTACACCGACATGATCCGCGTCGAAAAATTAATCAATCGCTTATTATTGCTCGATTATAAGTTAAACTTCAATCCCAATGCGACCGAAGCGCCTTATAAATTCCAATTCATTGAAGCGCAAGAACAGGATATTGAAAAAAATGCCGCCGCCCTGGAAACGCTCAGCCGATTTTTGCCCATCAAAAAGCAAGAAGCTTACGCCATGGTCGGCCTGACTCCGCCCGAACCAGACGACGAATTATTGTAA
- a CDS encoding spike base protein, RCAP_Rcc01079 family, translated as MAKSFENIDVSLGDQNLSFTAQAFWVGTGGDLAVEDTEGNQAIIKNIDNGMFVPAAGVVKVLQSGTTATNVIAFSKQGVTE; from the coding sequence ATGGCAAAAAGTTTTGAAAATATTGATGTAAGTTTAGGAGATCAAAATTTATCTTTTACCGCGCAAGCTTTTTGGGTGGGAACCGGAGGAGATTTAGCTGTAGAGGATACGGAAGGAAACCAGGCAATTATTAAGAACATTGATAATGGCATGTTTGTGCCGGCTGCAGGAGTAGTAAAAGTATTGCAAAGCGGAACCACCGCAACAAATGTTATTGCATTTAGCAAGCAGGGTGTGACAGAGTAA
- a CDS encoding helix-turn-helix domain-containing protein: MTQSELILKHLIRNKGITALEALRLYGCLRLSARIWELRQRGYRIDSQLIELKNGKKVARYMLKNKDKKIKG; this comes from the coding sequence ATGACGCAAAGCGAATTAATTTTAAAACATTTGATAAGAAATAAGGGCATTACGGCGCTGGAGGCGTTACGGCTTTACGGCTGTTTGCGATTAAGCGCGCGCATCTGGGAATTACGGCAAAGAGGCTACCGAATTGATTCGCAATTGATTGAATTAAAGAACGGCAAAAAAGTGGCGCGGTATATGTTAAAGAATAAAGATAAAAAGATAAAAGGTTAA
- a CDS encoding Mu transposase C-terminal domain-containing protein has translation MEGILRPDKSELRMTVSRKALARHDLLSAYAKYCAGFGRGKIKQAKETFLKLYNEKRYFDQVYNILGPVSYATIERWRKQWEAGGKIPDALEDRYKSPSQSSISAEQSAILISHILSPNKPPLKEAIRLAKEEMRLKGIAFAQSDITFYRYGRKWIAENLPIYTFTRYGGKKLNDELAPFVMRDYSKIEVGDIFVADGHVLNFEIINPFTGKTKRMQLIVFYDMKCGLPMGFEIMPTENTMAISGALRRSILLMGKLLGEDKGFIPRAVYIDNGRAFRGQYFTGVHDFEQTGLKGLYERLGIKTIIAKAYHGQSKTVERFFGAFGEFERRLTTYIGNNIENKPARLLRNEKAHVNAYKALTGGQAPELAAVYHYLYEWILEYAQRPHQDGYFKGYSPLQVFEESAKKLKALPDYESRLIDFEKLHFLMMEERRTTIQRNGIRFNNRFYWNEALYGRREAVVIKYDWMYPEKILVFEPTGEFICEATLPERVHPAAAILGTEADKALLRRQLEAQARLKKETAQVGEVLLNAGVGDKIKDERLKIKDERGKIKEDGQTVIGQLVAAAEKEKEAEPEEPIFVWEFERKAWEEERLKMKDERLKTKKKVI, from the coding sequence ATGGAAGGGATTCTTCGTCCCGATAAATCGGAACTCAGAATGACGGTGAGCAGGAAGGCGCTGGCGCGGCACGATTTGTTGAGCGCTTACGCTAAATATTGCGCCGGGTTTGGACGGGGGAAGATTAAACAAGCCAAAGAGACGTTTTTAAAGCTTTATAATGAAAAGCGCTATTTTGATCAGGTTTACAATATTTTAGGGCCGGTTAGTTATGCAACTATCGAGCGGTGGCGCAAACAGTGGGAGGCCGGTGGTAAAATACCGGACGCTTTAGAAGACCGGTACAAATCGCCCAGCCAGAGTTCTATTAGCGCGGAACAAAGCGCTATTTTGATAAGCCACATTTTAAGCCCTAATAAACCGCCCTTAAAAGAAGCCATTCGCTTAGCAAAAGAAGAGATGCGCCTTAAAGGCATTGCATTTGCGCAAAGCGATATTACGTTTTACCGCTATGGGCGCAAATGGATTGCGGAAAATTTACCCATTTACACCTTTACGCGCTATGGCGGGAAAAAGCTTAACGACGAGCTGGCGCCGTTTGTAATGCGCGATTATTCCAAAATTGAAGTGGGTGACATTTTTGTGGCGGACGGTCATGTTTTGAATTTTGAAATCATTAATCCGTTTACGGGCAAGACAAAGAGGATGCAATTAATTGTTTTTTACGATATGAAATGCGGCTTGCCGATGGGGTTTGAAATTATGCCCACGGAAAACACGATGGCGATAAGCGGAGCGCTGCGGCGGTCTATATTGCTTATGGGCAAATTGCTGGGCGAAGATAAGGGATTTATTCCTCGGGCGGTTTACATCGATAACGGGCGGGCTTTTAGGGGGCAATATTTTACGGGCGTTCACGATTTTGAGCAAACGGGGCTAAAAGGTTTATACGAACGGTTAGGGATAAAAACGATTATCGCCAAAGCTTACCACGGACAGAGCAAAACGGTGGAACGATTTTTTGGCGCGTTTGGCGAATTTGAGCGGCGATTGACCACTTACATCGGCAACAATATTGAGAATAAACCGGCGCGGCTTTTGCGCAATGAAAAGGCGCACGTGAACGCTTATAAGGCGTTAACCGGCGGGCAGGCGCCGGAGCTGGCTGCGGTTTACCATTATTTGTACGAGTGGATTTTAGAATACGCGCAACGGCCGCATCAGGACGGGTATTTTAAGGGATATTCGCCTTTGCAGGTTTTTGAAGAGAGCGCCAAAAAACTAAAAGCCCTGCCGGATTATGAAAGCCGCCTGATTGATTTTGAAAAGCTGCATTTTTTGATGATGGAAGAACGGCGGACCACCATTCAACGCAACGGCATCCGGTTTAACAATCGATTTTACTGGAACGAAGCGCTTTACGGGCGGCGCGAAGCTGTGGTAATTAAATACGATTGGATGTATCCGGAAAAGATATTGGTTTTTGAGCCCACGGGCGAATTTATTTGCGAGGCGACTTTACCGGAGCGCGTGCATCCGGCGGCGGCGATATTGGGCACGGAGGCGGATAAAGCGCTTTTGCGCAGGCAGTTAGAAGCGCAGGCGCGGTTAAAGAAAGAGACGGCGCAGGTGGGCGAGGTTTTGTTGAATGCGGGCGTTGGGGATAAGATTAAAGATGAAAGATTAAAGATTAAAGATGAAAGAGGAAAGATTAAAGAGGATGGGCAGACGGTTATTGGGCAGTTGGTGGCGGCGGCGGAAAAAGAGAAAGAGGCGGAGCCGGAAGAACCGATTTTTGTTTGGGAGTTTGAGCGGAAGGCCTGGGAAGAAGAAAGATTAAAGATGAAAGATGAAAGATTAAAGACGAAAAAAAAAGTGATTTAG
- a CDS encoding BNR-4 repeat-containing protein: MNLEKIYIQQIRKINIHNPDLGVDFDIDILANENGGAEITLEPKKYQFGDGQERQLFINAKLTINLAQADHSQTLDILKQVKNQLNTKIAIIVKIISDVEDERWYFDKAMVSGYSVKRGFGDEPHILTIQVSNAVLKEENFCVFGYNDYDIKVKYDKIVVNSSYYPVNVYERSKNYYYNNKVWFIAQVNVSGVQTNYMWYYDLLTKTYSAKKDLLAPGVSGSDNHHIAPIMLSDDGYILYAYDNVSTSHNRGIIVKRSTSPEDYNNFATVFDGYAQGFFMGYPNLFKFPNGKIMLLWRGEPGVGSDYHNCGMFSSDGGQTWGSPFKIVDEITGIVGITDPINYYIVSGSNNKYLGMMVIVRNGSAGKNKRIYYYQTEDGETWYNSERTFSKNVVTNGSITPAESETYFLVDGSIDTTNNDYFSPIAVAIDDDGTPFLLYQILYYENGNYDNRHAIFVHYKNGIKTQKDITNFFMIDGILTGFTSALLARKSGYVDIFISPKGKSGYPFFYQIRSYDYGEKWYQYRNDIIPESEQYAGIGYKSICMNLLDSNTKLGFVQFVLNDGSYKQLGILKLERKK, from the coding sequence ATGAATCTGGAAAAGATTTACATTCAGCAAATCAGGAAAATCAATATCCATAATCCCGACTTAGGGGTTGATTTTGATATTGATATTTTAGCCAATGAAAACGGCGGCGCCGAAATAACGCTGGAACCGAAAAAATATCAGTTTGGCGACGGTCAGGAACGGCAGCTATTTATTAACGCTAAATTAACCATTAATCTGGCGCAGGCCGACCATTCGCAAACGCTGGATATTTTAAAGCAGGTTAAAAATCAGCTTAATACCAAAATTGCCATCATTGTAAAAATAATTAGCGACGTTGAAGACGAACGCTGGTATTTTGATAAAGCGATGGTTTCCGGCTATTCGGTAAAGCGTGGTTTTGGCGATGAGCCCCACATTCTTACTATTCAGGTTTCGAACGCGGTTTTAAAGGAAGAAAATTTTTGCGTTTTCGGTTACAACGATTATGACATAAAGGTAAAATACGATAAGATCGTTGTGAACAGTTCTTATTATCCGGTCAATGTTTATGAGCGCAGCAAAAATTACTATTACAACAATAAAGTGTGGTTCATTGCGCAAGTTAATGTTAGCGGCGTTCAAACTAATTATATGTGGTATTACGATTTATTAACCAAAACCTATTCGGCAAAAAAAGACCTGCTTGCGCCAGGCGTTTCGGGCAGCGATAACCACCATATTGCGCCTATAATGCTGAGCGACGACGGCTATATTCTTTACGCTTACGATAATGTTAGCACCAGTCACAACAGAGGAATCATTGTAAAACGATCGACCAGTCCGGAAGATTACAATAACTTTGCCACCGTTTTTGATGGCTATGCCCAGGGCTTTTTTATGGGCTATCCAAATCTTTTTAAATTCCCGAACGGCAAAATAATGCTATTGTGGCGCGGCGAGCCCGGCGTAGGCAGCGATTACCATAATTGCGGAATGTTTAGCTCCGACGGCGGACAGACCTGGGGCAGCCCGTTTAAAATTGTGGATGAAATTACCGGCATTGTGGGAATAACCGATCCGATAAATTATTACATCGTCAGCGGCTCTAATAATAAATATCTGGGCATGATGGTTATTGTCCGTAATGGATCAGCCGGAAAAAACAAGAGGATATACTATTATCAAACAGAGGACGGCGAAACCTGGTATAATTCCGAGCGCACGTTTAGTAAAAATGTAGTCACTAATGGCAGTATTACGCCAGCTGAATCTGAAACCTATTTTTTGGTTGACGGAAGCATTGATACAACCAACAATGATTACTTTTCTCCGATAGCAGTGGCAATTGACGATGACGGGACGCCGTTTTTACTTTATCAGATACTGTATTATGAGAACGGGAATTATGATAATCGTCATGCGATTTTTGTGCATTATAAAAACGGCATAAAAACGCAAAAAGATATTACCAACTTTTTTATGATCGATGGCATTTTAACAGGATTTACTTCGGCGCTATTAGCCCGCAAAAGCGGTTATGTGGATATTTTTATTTCGCCTAAAGGTAAAAGCGGTTATCCGTTTTTCTATCAAATTCGATCTTATGATTATGGCGAAAAATGGTATCAATACCGCAACGATATCATTCCCGAAAGCGAACAATATGCCGGGATCGGTTATAAATCGATTTGTATGAATTTGCTTGATTCGAATACTAAACTGGGCTTTGTGCAATTCGTATTAAACGACGGTAGTTATAAACAACTGGGCATTTTAAAGCTGGAGCGTAAAAAATAA
- a CDS encoding AAA family ATPase has translation MREELKRLMEARGWSQSHVARALGISGAALSQWLDGKYKGDVKRINEAVKAFLKREQERLQTPKKLFPFVLTSNAQKVFETARFCHIDGEIGLVIGEAGTGKTTAVKEYARQNPDVILVEADLGYTTRVLFRELHKAVGYDGEGLIHDMFTDVVEKLKDSGRLIIVDEAEHLPYRALELLRRVYDKAGIGILLVGMPRLLTNLRGKRGDYAQLYSRVGIATKLQAVSAVDVQAFTMAVFPESNGIWQEFYKQCQGSVRTLTKLILRTARIAELNHNQVSKSMVQRAAETLII, from the coding sequence ATGAGAGAAGAACTTAAGCGCTTGATGGAAGCGCGGGGCTGGAGCCAGAGCCATGTGGCGCGGGCGCTGGGCATTAGCGGCGCGGCGCTAAGCCAGTGGCTGGACGGCAAGTATAAGGGCGATGTAAAGCGCATTAACGAAGCGGTTAAGGCGTTTTTAAAACGGGAACAAGAGCGCCTACAAACGCCCAAAAAGCTGTTTCCGTTTGTGTTAACGAGCAATGCGCAAAAGGTATTTGAAACGGCGCGTTTTTGCCACATTGACGGCGAAATAGGTCTTGTAATCGGCGAAGCGGGCACGGGCAAGACCACGGCTGTTAAGGAATATGCGCGGCAGAATCCGGACGTGATTTTAGTAGAGGCGGATTTAGGTTATACAACGCGCGTATTGTTCCGGGAACTGCACAAGGCGGTTGGCTACGACGGCGAGGGGTTAATCCATGATATGTTTACGGATGTGGTGGAAAAGCTAAAAGACAGCGGACGGTTGATTATTGTGGATGAGGCGGAACATTTGCCTTACCGGGCGCTGGAGCTTTTGCGGCGCGTTTACGACAAGGCGGGGATCGGCATTTTGCTGGTTGGCATGCCCAGGCTTTTGACCAACCTGCGGGGCAAGCGCGGCGATTACGCGCAGCTTTACAGTCGGGTAGGGATAGCCACAAAATTGCAGGCGGTTAGCGCGGTTGACGTTCAGGCGTTTACGATGGCGGTATTTCCGGAGAGCAACGGGATATGGCAGGAATTTTATAAACAATGCCAGGGCAGCGTTCGGACGCTTACCAAATTGATTTTGCGGACGGCGCGGATTGCTGAGTTGAACCACAACCAGGTCAGTAAAAGTATGGTGCAAAGGGCGGCGGAAACGCTGATCATTTAG
- a CDS encoding IS1182 family transposase — translation MSFITYNRSQMNLFGYSVEDFARDDPKSRFVVELVSRLDLSALYSRYSSQGGDSYAPDMMLALWFYAYSNGITSTRKLEELCKYDTRYIYITGNQHPDHSTLSRFRKAHLDLLDQYFVEILLIAQAEGISSFNQIAIDGTKIKAHSSKRHGYTEDQLDKRIEKLRAEIKQYMQRCNFVEQGATDELDLETLRAEKERLERLEKEILERKAQLKERKKQLKSEHRSRHQINVKEPDARMMPSVDGPGYNAQLGVDMSSHLIVAHEVVSQPNDQGQFIPIQEQVEKNLGSDDKRSYTADSGYHNSADLKELEEKQIDAVIADPQLSNRSIKETPTSKEELQKEERKLKRSDFVYHEQGDYYECPAGKKLFPVERNSERIVYRSNDCQDCPLINLCISSKKKVKQIHRSVNESYCERMAKKLQTSAAQERLKKRSVTVEPVFGNLKHNLGYRGFSLSGLNNVRSEFTLMCIGHNINVLFKNMLGKRLAAFIKASQEKDDLLILFSKNILAFLILYFAQRLRMRKNYQYRRI, via the coding sequence ATGAGTTTTATTACTTATAATCGCTCACAAATGAATCTCTTTGGCTATAGTGTGGAAGATTTTGCCAGAGACGATCCAAAGAGTCGATTTGTAGTGGAGTTGGTTTCGCGCCTTGATTTAAGTGCACTTTATTCCCGTTATAGTTCACAAGGCGGTGATTCTTATGCCCCAGACATGATGCTTGCCTTATGGTTTTATGCTTATAGTAACGGCATTACCAGCACCCGTAAGCTGGAGGAATTGTGTAAATATGATACGCGCTACATTTATATCACTGGGAATCAGCATCCGGATCATAGTACATTAAGTCGTTTTCGCAAGGCACATTTGGATTTATTAGACCAATATTTTGTAGAGATACTTTTAATTGCCCAGGCCGAAGGCATAAGTAGTTTCAACCAGATAGCCATAGATGGCACGAAAATCAAAGCGCACAGCAGTAAGCGTCATGGCTACACTGAGGATCAATTAGACAAACGTATAGAGAAGTTAAGAGCAGAGATCAAGCAATACATGCAGCGCTGTAATTTTGTAGAACAGGGGGCCACGGATGAATTAGATTTAGAAACTCTTCGAGCGGAGAAAGAACGGCTTGAGCGCTTAGAGAAAGAGATATTAGAACGTAAAGCCCAATTGAAAGAGCGTAAGAAACAGCTCAAATCAGAACATCGTTCAAGACATCAAATAAATGTAAAAGAGCCGGATGCCCGCATGATGCCTTCGGTGGATGGGCCGGGTTATAACGCACAATTAGGCGTAGATATGTCGAGTCATTTAATTGTAGCCCATGAAGTGGTAAGCCAGCCCAACGACCAGGGTCAATTCATACCGATCCAAGAACAAGTAGAGAAGAATCTTGGTTCAGATGATAAGCGATCTTACACAGCCGATTCCGGTTATCACAATAGCGCAGACCTAAAAGAATTGGAAGAAAAGCAGATCGATGCCGTAATAGCCGATCCCCAGTTATCCAATCGTTCGATAAAGGAGACACCGACCTCCAAGGAAGAATTGCAAAAAGAAGAAAGAAAACTAAAACGAAGTGATTTTGTGTATCATGAACAGGGAGATTACTATGAATGTCCGGCGGGTAAGAAGCTTTTTCCAGTTGAGAGGAATAGCGAACGGATCGTATATCGTTCCAATGATTGTCAGGACTGTCCCTTAATTAATTTATGCATTTCCAGTAAAAAGAAAGTTAAGCAAATCCATCGTTCAGTTAATGAGAGTTATTGCGAACGTATGGCGAAAAAGTTACAAACTTCAGCGGCGCAGGAACGACTAAAGAAGCGTTCGGTGACAGTTGAACCTGTTTTTGGTAATTTGAAGCATAATTTAGGCTATCGTGGATTTTCCTTATCTGGTCTTAATAATGTTCGTAGTGAATTTACGTTAATGTGTATTGGGCATAATATTAATGTTCTATTTAAAAATATGTTAGGGAAACGTTTAGCAGCGTTTATAAAAGCATCAC
- a CDS encoding N-acetylmuramoyl-L-alanine amidase — translation MREIRKIIIHCTDSQWGNVEIIDRWHKERGWDGVGYHYLILNSYPTYRSLKDRRPEPENDGLIKEGRDLEKIGAHCRGHNLDSIGIALVGVNTFSKAQIYSLQKLIKVLLKQFHLSINNVYGHYEFDNRKSCPNLDMEWFREMLNF, via the coding sequence ATGCGTGAAATCCGGAAAATCATTATTCATTGCACCGACAGCCAGTGGGGCAACGTGGAAATTATCGACCGCTGGCATAAAGAACGCGGGTGGGATGGCGTTGGTTATCATTATTTGATTTTAAATAGCTATCCCACCTATCGCTCTTTGAAAGACCGAAGGCCGGAGCCTGAAAACGACGGCTTAATTAAGGAAGGCCGCGACCTGGAAAAGATCGGCGCCCACTGCCGCGGGCACAATTTAGATAGCATCGGTATTGCATTGGTGGGCGTTAATACCTTTTCTAAAGCGCAAATTTACAGCTTGCAAAAGCTTATTAAAGTGCTTTTAAAGCAGTTTCATTTATCCATTAACAATGTTTATGGGCATTATGAATTTGATAATCGAAAGAGTTGCCCGAATCTGGATATGGAATGGTTTAGGGAAATGTTGAATTTTTAA
- a CDS encoding host-nuclease inhibitor Gam family protein, protein MGKARKKVVLKSNLQNWEEVNETLRAIAEKQSYVEAMVNKYNEAEARRRKALDDKINPIKKEIADMELDLSLFCEEHKDEFGKKKSKELSNGIVGFRLGMPKLKTLKGFTWKAVLELIKRSVFKDDYIRTKEEVAKDKIIQDALTKQLDQEVLDTMGVQVVQEETFYYEPRIATENMEKAS, encoded by the coding sequence ATGGGCAAAGCACGGAAAAAGGTTGTTTTAAAAAGCAACCTGCAAAACTGGGAAGAGGTAAACGAAACGCTGCGGGCCATCGCGGAAAAACAGAGCTATGTGGAAGCGATGGTGAATAAATACAACGAGGCGGAAGCGCGGCGGCGTAAGGCTCTGGACGACAAGATCAATCCGATCAAAAAAGAGATTGCGGACATGGAGCTGGATTTAAGCCTGTTTTGCGAAGAGCACAAGGACGAATTTGGCAAAAAGAAGAGCAAAGAATTGAGCAACGGAATTGTGGGCTTTCGGTTGGGCATGCCAAAATTGAAGACCTTAAAAGGCTTTACCTGGAAGGCGGTACTGGAATTGATTAAGCGCAGCGTTTTTAAAGACGATTACATCCGGACCAAGGAAGAAGTGGCAAAAGACAAAATTATTCAGGATGCCTTAACTAAACAACTGGATCAGGAAGTTTTAGACACCATGGGCGTGCAGGTTGTTCAGGAAGAGACATTTTATTACGAGCCGCGTATTGCCACGGAAAATATGGAAAAAGCAAGTTAG
- a CDS encoding SUMF1/EgtB/PvdO family nonheme iron enzyme, whose protein sequence is MNTSLLALKKKSLIIRDKNGRPNRVFKLDKFNWDPVNGFNSTEVHPAFIVNGTIVDAIYIGQYQAVVYDPNTFQIEGDTNPADAYNPYIAGSAHNYIAQSIPNQDPRVKIDFDAARKACQNMNGNGVNGWHLMTNAEWSALALWCQANQMPLGNNSYGDDYSDPTVKGIMAPGNNFGGPNPSRWLTGTGGLKTAHNRIKNGVFDLNGNVWEWVDGMKLVEGKILVAGNLNAAPTAIGNSFQAAEANWFDTGIYVNWDGVATTISFSTVDRGTTMEGASPDYISVQFDDIPGADDNLKKLAIGPVQTGLNTHGYDHSWWRNFGERVPLRGGYWVNGSNAGVFALALNLTRGGRYWYLGFRPAFVAL, encoded by the coding sequence ATGAATACTTCTTTATTGGCATTAAAGAAAAAATCCCTAATCATCCGCGATAAAAACGGACGCCCGAACCGAGTTTTCAAGCTCGATAAATTCAACTGGGACCCGGTAAACGGTTTCAATAGCACAGAAGTGCATCCGGCTTTTATCGTGAACGGAACTATTGTAGATGCTATTTACATCGGGCAATATCAGGCGGTAGTGTATGATCCGAATACATTTCAAATTGAAGGCGATACGAACCCGGCGGATGCCTACAATCCATACATAGCCGGCAGCGCGCATAATTATATTGCGCAAAGTATTCCCAATCAAGACCCGCGCGTAAAGATTGATTTTGACGCGGCGCGCAAGGCATGTCAAAACATGAACGGAAACGGCGTTAATGGTTGGCACCTTATGACCAACGCCGAATGGTCCGCGCTTGCTTTATGGTGCCAGGCAAATCAGATGCCTTTGGGGAACAACTCTTATGGTGATGATTATTCCGATCCGACGGTGAAAGGTATTATGGCGCCGGGAAATAATTTTGGCGGGCCGAATCCATCGCGTTGGTTGACCGGAACCGGCGGCCTAAAAACGGCGCACAACCGTATAAAAAACGGAGTGTTCGACCTGAACGGCAATGTTTGGGAGTGGGTGGATGGCATGAAGCTTGTTGAGGGAAAAATATTGGTGGCTGGAAATTTGAACGCGGCGCCTACCGCTATCGGAAATTCATTTCAGGCCGCTGAAGCAAATTGGTTTGATACAGGCATTTATGTGAATTGGGATGGAGTAGCAACAACAATTTCATTTTCAACTGTTGATCGCGGCACAACAATGGAAGGAGCAAGTCCAGACTATATATCTGTACAATTTGACGATATCCCCGGGGCGGATGATAATTTAAAAAAACTGGCCATAGGGCCCGTACAAACAGGATTGAATACACACGGCTATGATCATTCATGGTGGCGAAATTTTGGAGAGCGTGTTCCGCTCCGTGGTGGCTATTGGGTCAATGGCAGCAACGCCGGTGTGTTTGCGCTCGCCCTGAACCTCACTCGCGGCGGTCGGTATTGGTACCTTGGTTTTCGCCCAGCTTTTGTGGCTCTGTGA
- a CDS encoding regulatory protein GemA gives MATKKQIQIIHIAKQQLGIDEDTYRDILGQYGVKSSKDLTPEQAKGLIRYFQKFGFRIKIKYREGMITPKQIGYLKYLWQSNPKVRNKSVEGLENFVKRIIKIDRLEWIPRNKVQKVIKAIESLK, from the coding sequence ATGGCAACGAAAAAACAAATACAGATTATCCATATCGCTAAACAGCAGTTGGGGATCGACGAAGACACCTATCGCGATATTTTAGGGCAATACGGCGTTAAAAGCAGCAAGGATTTAACGCCGGAACAGGCAAAGGGCTTAATCCGCTATTTTCAAAAATTCGGCTTCCGGATAAAAATAAAATATCGTGAGGGCATGATAACGCCAAAACAAATCGGTTATTTAAAATATTTATGGCAATCGAATCCTAAAGTGCGCAATAAAAGCGTGGAGGGTTTAGAGAATTTTGTAAAGCGCATAATAAAAATAGATCGCCTTGAATGGATACCGCGCAACAAGGTGCAAAAGGTTATAAAGGCGATTGAGAGTTTGAAATAA
- a CDS encoding VVA0879 family protein — MQVMTVEEYIRKGESLFGKDRKKWKFICPKCGTIQSYKDFEDAGVPTNQIWYRLGFSCIGRFTAKMGCNWTLGGLFQIHKLEVIDKKGKKHPRFEFYEKHNGF, encoded by the coding sequence ATGCAAGTAATGACCGTTGAAGAATACATAAGAAAAGGGGAATCTCTTTTTGGAAAAGACAGAAAAAAGTGGAAATTTATATGCCCTAAATGTGGAACAATCCAATCATATAAAGATTTTGAAGATGCCGGGGTACCGACTAATCAAATATGGTATCGCCTTGGATTTAGTTGTATTGGAAGGTTTACCGCTAAGATGGGGTGTAATTGGACCTTAGGCGGATTGTTTCAAATACACAAATTAGAAGTTATAGATAAGAAAGGAAAAAAACATCCGCGATTTGAATTTTACGAGAAACACAATGGATTCTAA